The genome window GTACGACGGCGAGCCGTTCGTGCGCCTTCTCGAAGGCGGGGCGATGCCCGAGCCGCGCTCGGTGCGCGGAACCAACATGGTCGAGATCGCCTGGGTACGGGACGCGGAGAGCGGTCGCGTGGTCCTCCTGTCGGCAATCGACAATCTCGGAAAAGGCGCGGCAGGGCAGGCAGTCCAGAACCTGAACTGCATGATCGGCGTCCCCGAAACGACCGGTCTCGAGCTTCTCCCCGCGCTCCCTTAGCGGGTCTCCAGGCAGGCACCCGCGAGCCGCCGTCGGGCTTCGGGCCGCGGGTTGGAGAGCTTGTACGGGCCGGCGCGGTCAGTAGACTCGCGGCGTGTTCGAGACGGCAGACATCGCGCACGAGATCGACAAAGAGGCATGGAAGCAGAAGGAGCCGGAGCTGCGCGAACAGCTCCTGGCCGCCCAGATGGAGCTGCTGCGCCAGAAGCGGTTTCCGGTGCTCATCGTCATTGCCGGCGTCGAAGGGGCCGGCAAGAGCGAGACGGTGCATCTGCTCAACGAGTGGATGGATCCGCGCCACATCCTCACGCACGGTTTCGATGCGGAGGCCGACGAGGAGCGCGAGCGTCCTTACCTGTACAGGTTCTGGCAGAGGCTGCCGCCGAAAGGGCGCATCGGGATTTTCGTCGGCGCCTGGCACAGCCGCCACATCCTCGACCGCGCATTCGGCCGCAGCTCCGGCGCCGAGTTCGACGGCGCGATCGCCGGCGTGCAGCGATTCGAAAAGATGCTGACCGACGAAGGCGTGCTGCTCGTCAAGTTCTGGTTCCACCTGACGCGCGAGCAGCAGAAAAAGCGCCTGCGCGACCTCGAATCGAAGAAGGCGACGCGCTGGCGCGTCGGTCCGGGCGAATGGGACCTGTTCGATCGTTACGACGATCTGGCCAAGGCCTCCGAGCACTACATTCGCAAGACGTCGACGGCGCAGGCGCCGTGGTACGTCGTCAACGGCAGCGATCCGCGCTACCGCGCGATGACGGTCGGCACCACGCTGCTCGGCACGATGCGAACGCGTCTCGAAGTGAAAAGCGGGCCGGTCGCTCCGGAGCCTCCGCCGCTCGTGCCGTCGGTGGACGGCAACAACGTCATCCGCTCGCTCCAGCTCGCCCGGCCGATGGCCGAAGACGAGTACGCGCGTTTGCTCGAGAAGTGGCAGGGCAGGCTCAACCTGCTGTCGCGGGAGCCCGCATTTCGAAGGATGTCCGTCGTCGCAGTGTTCGAAGGCAACGACGCGGCAGGCAAGGGCGGTGCGATCCGCCGCGTCACCGCGGCGATCGACGCGCGCCGCATCCGTCCCGTCCCGGTCGCCGCGCCGACCGACGAAGAGAGAGCCCAGCCCTACCTGTGGCGCTTCTGGCGCCAGCTTCCGCATCGGGGGCGCATCGCGATCTTCGATCGCAGCTGGTACGGCCGCGTGCTGGTCGAGCGCGTCGAGGGTTTCTGCCCGGAAGAGGCGTGGATGCGCGCGTACGGCGAGATCAACGACTTCGAGGTCGCGCTGGTTTCGGCGCGAACGGTGCTCGTCAAGTTCTGGCTGGCGATCTCCAAGGAAGAGCAGCTGCGCCGGTTCCAGGAGCGCGAGGAGATTCCTCACAAGCGCTTCAAGATTACCGACGAAGACTGGCGCAACCGCGAGAAATGGGACGCCTACGAGCAGTCCGTCTGTGACATGGTCGACCGCACCTCCACCGAGGAGGCGCCGTGGACCCTCGTCGAGGCCGACAACAAGCTGCATGCCAGGATCAAGGTGCTGAAGACTCTCTGTCGCGCCATCGAGCGCGGCATCAAACACGCCGGCTAGCAGGTTTGCGGAACGACGCCGGGCCGACGGGAGGGGTTTCCCGCAGCCTGTACTCGTCACTCTCGCGCGAAAACTCTCCGGACGGGGGCTTTACAGCCGCCGCGCATGCTGCATATGTCGGCCGCGGCGCGGGCAAGGCTGCCTGCGACCCGATTCGGCCGTCGTCATCGCGGCGGCCAAGGGAGTTTTCGTGATGACAAGATTTGCGACGGTTTTCTGCACCGTTTCCCTCGTACTGTGTGCGGCGACACAGGCGTCCGCAGTTTGCGGCGACGTCAACGGCAGCGGAACGCTGACGGCGGGCGATGCCCTGGCCGTGCTCAAGGCTTCGGTAGGCCAGTCGGTCAACCTTCAGTGCAGCGGGGCAGGCGGGCCCCTGAAGACAGGACAGACGACCTGCTACGACCAGGCCGGCGGCCAGATCGCCTGCGACGATTCCGGTGAGGACGGCCAGCTTCAGAAAGGAGCCGCGCGCTCGTACACGGACAACGGCGACGGGACGATCACCGACAACGCCACCGGTCTCACGTGGGAAAAACTGTCGGACGACGGCAGCATCCATGACAAGGACAACACCTACACCTGGAACAACGCGCTCGGGAAAGTGGCCTCGCTCAATGCGGGCAATTTTGCAGGCCACAACGACTGGCGCCTGCCGAACCTCGACGAGCTTCAGACGCTGATGATGGTCGGAACCTCGCAGCCGGCCATCGCCAGCCAGTTCCGCACCGCCTGCTCTGCCGGATGCAGCGTCACGACCTGCAGCTGCACGACCTCCGACTGGTACTGGAGCTCGACCACCTACGTGGACACCACCAGCGAGGCTTGGTTCATCGACTTCACCAACGGCTATACGGACACGGACACGAAGACCGACAATCTCAATTTCGCACGCGCGGTACGCGGCGGATCCTGATCCTGTCCGCGGAGTCGCGGGTGCGCGGCAGGCGGTGCAGATGCGCAGCGAGGGCGGCGGCGAGGCTGCAGGAGCGGCCGGTGCACCGCGTCGAGCCGCTGTGCCGCGAGCCGGAGCTTCCTGCGTGCGTCGCGCGGTCCTGCGCGAGTGGCGGCGCTCTCAGGTGACCTGATTCACTGCAGGGTGCGCACTGTCACCACTTCGGCAGAGCCAGTGGCGCCTGTGGGGGAGAGAGGAAGGATTTTTCCGGGTTTCCCACTAGGCCGTCGAAAACGGCCGCTGCTAGCATCGTCTCCGCGAATGACTGCAGGACACCCGCCACCGGAGGCTGCCATGGGCACTGGCATCGGACATTCCGTTTCGGATCTTTCGTCTACCCCCGATCGGCTCACCGTCGCGGATCGGGCCGCCGCTGCGCTGCTGGCGAGGGCTTTGCGCGACGCCGCACTGCGCATCGTGCTTTGGGACGGCACCGAACTGTCCGAGGCCCGACCCGGCGACGGGCTCACGGTGCGCATCCATTCGCGTCGCGCATTGTTCCGATTGATCTTGAACCCTCAGCTCAACTTCGGCGAGTGCTACGCCGAAGGATCCCTCGATGTCGAGGGTGCCTTGCCGGATGCCGTGTGTGAGCTGTTTCGCGCCACGGGAGAGCCGCGCGGAGTGGCCCATGCGATCGACTGCACGCTCGACCAGATCCACCGGATCGATCCGTCCCGCTCGCGCGACAACGTCCACCACCACTACGATCTCGGCAACGAATTCTACAAGCTCTGGCTCGACTCGCAGATGGTCTACACCTGCGCGTACTTCCCGACGACCGATGCGACGCTGGAGCAGGCCCAGACAGCCAAGCTCGACCACGTCTGTCGAAAGCTGCGGCTCGGGCCCGGCGAACGCGTCATCGAGGCCGGCTGCGGCTGGGGCGCGCTCGCGCTGCACATGGCCGAGCACTACGGCGTCACGGTGCGCGCATTCAACCTTTCGCGCGAGCAGGTCGCGTACGCACGGGACCTGGCCATGCGCAAGGGTCTGGCCGGCCGCGTCGAGTTCATCGAGGACGACTACCGGGCTGCGCACGGGCGCTGCGACGCCTTCGTCTCGGTCGGCATGCTCGAGCACGTCGGCCTGCGCAGCTACCGCGATCTCGGCCACCTGATCCGCCGCGTGCTCGCTCCCGACGGTCGCGGTTTCCTTCACACCATCGGCCGCCACCGGCCCGCGCCGATCAACGCGTGGATCCGCCGCCGCATCTTCCCCGGTGCCTACGTGCCTTCGCTGCAGCAGATGATGGAGATTTTCGAGCCGAACGGGCTGGTGGTGCTCGATGTCGAGAACCTGAGGCCCCACTACGCGCGGACGCTCGAGCACTGGCTGGCGCGCTACGAACGGTCGCTTCCCGAGATCCGGCGCATGTTCGACGAGAGGTTCGTCCGCACGTGGCGCCTGTACCTGGCAGGGTCGGTGGCGGCGTTCCGCGTCGGATCGATGCAGCTCTTCCAGGTGCTCTTCGCGGGTCCTGCCGTCTCGTCGGTGCCGCCCACTCGCGCCGACATCTACGCGGCGGGCTGACGATGATGCGCTGCGACGTCCTCGTCGTCGGCGGCGGGCCGGCCGGCTCGACCTGCGCGCGTGCGCTCACGCGGGCCGGGATCGACGTCATCGTTGCCGACAAGGCGAAGTTCCCGCGCGACAAGGTCTGCGCCGGCTGGATCACGCCGGCGGTCGTCCATGAGCTGGAGCTGGACCTGGGCGAGTACGCGCGCGGCCGGACTCTCGATGCGGTACACGGCTTTCGCATCGGCCGCATCGGCAACCGCATCCACGAGCACCGCTACGTCCGGCCGATGAGCTACGGGATTCGTCGCTGCGAGCTGGACCATTTCCTGCTCGAGCGCAGCGGAGCGCGCCTCGTGCAGGGCGTGAAGGTCGATGCGATCGAGCGAAGGGCAGGACGCTGGAAAGTCGGCGGAATCGAGGCGGATGTTCTCGTCGGAGCCGGCGGTCACTTCTGTCCGGTCGCACGAGCGACGGGCAGCATGTCGGATGCGGCGGTCATCGCGGCCGAAGAAGCCGAGTTCGTTTTCGACGAAGCCGCGAGCGGCGGCTGCGCGGTCGAAGGCGGAGTTCCCGAGCTCTACTTCACGCAGGACCTGACGGGTTACGGCTGGGCTTTCCGCAAGGGACCGATGCTCAATATCGGCCTCGGCGTGCGCTCGGGCGCGGGTGCCGGCGGCGCCGGCCTGCGCCGGCGCATCGAGGATTTCCTCGCGTGGCTCGTGCGCGAAGGCCGCATCGGCCGCGTGCCGGAAGCGCGGATGAAGGGCCACGCCTACGTGCTCGAGCCCGACAGCCGGCGCACGCGCTTTGGTGGAGGCTTCGTTCTCATCGGAGATGCGGCGGGCCTGGCGTGCGACCGCAGCGGGGAAGGCATCCGCACCGCGGTCGAGTCGGCGCTGATGGCTGCGCACACCATCCACGATGCGCTCGGCCGCGGCGAAGTCGGGGCCGACGCTCTCGCGTCCTACGGCACCGCGCTCGCGCGCCGCTTCGGCGCCGCGGCGGACCCTTCGCGTCTTCTCCCGGAGAAGCTGCGCCGCAACATCGCGGCAACCCTGATGACGAGCGGCTGGTTTTCCCGCCGGATCCTGCTCGAGCGCTGGTTTCTTCACGCGCACGACGATGCTCTGCCGGTGTGGCCGCCTCCCGCAGTGGCCTCGGCAGTGCTGGAGCATTCGCGCGCCGCGTGAGGGATACGTTCGGCGTCCGTCCGTGCGAAGAAGAAGTGCGGCGTCGTCATGCCGCCCGAAAAGACAGTGCGGCTCAGCCCGCGATCATCCTCAGCAGCTCGTCGATCTTGACCGGCTTGACGGTGTGCATGTCGAAGCCCGCTTCCCGCGACAGCTCGCGGTCGCGCTCCTGGCCGTACCCGGTCATCGCGATGATTCGGGTATCGGTCAGCCCCTGCTGCCGCATGCGGCGGCACACTTCGTAGCCGTCGAGGCCCGGAAGCCCGATGTCCAGCAGCACCACCGACGGGCGATCGTGCACGGCGCGGTCGATGGCCGAGCTTCCGTCGTAGGCGACGCTGACGTCGTAGCCGCGCAGCTTCATCAGCATGAACAGGCTGTCGGCGGCGTCCTGGTTGTCGTCGACGACGAGCACGCGACGTTTTTCGTCGTCGGACCTGGTTTCGTTGCCGCGTTGCGGCTCGTGCTGCGGCTCGGCAGCGGCCGGCTCGCGAAGCGGCAGGCGCACGACGAACTCGCTTCCCTGGCCGATTCCGGAACTGGCGGCGGTGACGTTGCCGCCGTGCATGCCGACCAGGTTCTTGACCAGCGAAAGCCCGATGCCGAGGCCGCCCTGGGCCCGGTCGAGCGATCGTTCTCCCTGCGCGAACAGCTCGAAGATCTGTGTAAGCATGTGCGGCGCGATCCCGATTCCACGATCCCTTACGGAAATTGCAACCATGTCGCTCTCCTTGCGAACAGTAACGTCGATCGATCCGCCTTCATTCTGGTATTTCGCAGCGTTGGTCAGCAGGTTTGCGACCACCTGGGTGAGCCTGGTGAGGTCGCCGGTGATCGCGATGGAACGTTCGGGAACCTCGACGCGCAGGCGATGAGCCTGCTTCTCGATCAGTGCACGCGTGGTCTCGATTGCGGAGCCGACGACGTCGGCGACCGTCAGCGGCTCCATTCTCAGCTTGATCTTGCCCTGGGTGATCCGCGATACGTCCAGGAGATCGTCGACCAGCCGCGTGAGCTGGTCGGCCTGGCGCTCGATGACGTCCCGGCACCAGGCAAGGTCGGGGTCCGGGGTTTTCTTCATGCCCATGATCCCCACGGCGTTGCGTACCGAGGCCAGAGGGTTGCGCAGCTCGTGAGCCAGCAGTGCGAGGAACTCGTCCTTGCGGTGGTCGGCCTCGCGAAGCTGGTTCGCCAGCGTCTGCTGGCGCTCGATCGCAGCCTCCAGCTCCGCGGTGCGCTCGGTGACGCGGCGTTCGAGATCGCGCGCCAGTCGCTCCGACTCGCGAGTCTTGCGGTAGAGCTCCGTGAAAACGCTGACCTTGGCGCGCAGCAGCTCGGGAACGACGGGAACCGACACGTAGTCGACCGCGCCGGATTCGTACCCTTTCAGGCGGTCGATGTCGGTCAGGTGGACGGCCGACACGAAGATGATCGCGGTCCTCTGGTAGCGAGGATGCCCGCGAATCACTTCGGCCAGCTCGAACCCGTCCATGTCCGGCATGCTGACGTCCATCAGTACGACGGTGATCTCCCTCTTGAGCAGGTGGTCGAGGGCCTCGCGTGCCGAGTTTGCCTTGACGAGGTTCTCACCGAGCTGGCTCAGCATCGCCTCGTAGCTGAGCAGCTTGGCCGGCTGGTCGTCGACCAGCAGGATGTTGACCGGCTCGTATCCGTTCATGCTCATCAGCGGTGCAACCACAGGCGCAGTGCCGACAGCAGCTGCTCGGTATTGACGGGCTTGGCGAGATAATCGGAGGCGCCGGCTTCGAGGCACTTCTCACGGTCGCCCTTCATCGCCTTGGCCGTCAGCGCGACGATCGGCAGACGCCGCATCGTGGGCTTCTGGCGGATCGCCTGCATCGTCTGATAACCGTCCATCTCGGGCATCATGATGTCCATCAGCACGATCGAGATATCGGACGTGGTCTCCAGCATCTTGATGGCCTCGAATCCCGTGCCGGCTGTCAGAACCTCCATTCCCCGGCGCTCGAGCACACTGCTGAGCGCGAAAATATTGCGCACGTCGTCGTCGACGACGAGCACCTTCTTGCCGACCAGATCATCGTCCGAGCGATGCAACCGGTCCAGCATCTGCTGCTTCTCCGGCGGAAGATCGGCAACCACCCGGTGGAGGAAAAGAGACGTTTCGTCGAGCAGCCGTTCGGGGGACTCGACGCCCTTGACGACGACGCTTCGCGCCAGCATGTGCAGGCGCGCGTCTTCGTCGGGGGACAGCTCCTTTCCCGTGAACACGACGACCGGCAGCTCGGCCAGCCTCTCGTCGTCCTTGAGGTGCTCGAGCACGTCGAAACCGCTCATGTCCGGCAGCCTCAGGTCCAGCACTGCGCAGTCGTAAGTCGTCTCGCGCAGCCTGGCGAGCGCTTCTGCGCCGGTTGCGGCAACGTCGATCTCGATGTCGTCGTGGCCGAGAAGAGCCGCGATGCTCACGCGTTCGGCCTCGTTGTCCTCGATGACGAGAAGCTTGCGGCTGCGCGGCGCCGCGTATTCCTTGATTCTCGACAACGCAGCTTCCAGGCCCTCGGTGGTCGTGGGCTTGGGGAGGAAGGCGAAGGCGCCGCGTGCCAGCCCGTGCTGTCGGTCTTCGTCCAGCGTGACCACCTGGACGGGGATGTGCCGCAGCGCCGGATCCTGCTTGAGCTGGTTCAGCACCGTCCATCCGAGCATGTCCGGCAGGAATACGTCGAGCGACACCGCCGTCGGGTGGTACTCGCGCGCGAGCTCGAGCGCTTCGGAGCCCCGCATCGCGACGAGAACCTTGAACCCCTGCTCGTGCGCCTGGTCGAGAAGGATCCGCGCGTAGGCGGGATCGTCCTCGACGATGAGGAGAACCGCGTCTTCGGGCTCCAGCTCGCGGCGGTCGTCGGGGATCTGGTCCACGCCGCGTTCGGCGCTTCGCACCAGCATGAGCGGCGCCGGCTGCGACGATCTTTCCATGAGCGGCACCGCGATCGTCGGACCCACGTAGAACTGGGGCAGGTACAGCGTGAACGTGCTGCCTTCCCCCGGCGTGCTGCGAAGCTGGATCTCGCCTCCGAGCAGGGAAGCCAGCTCGCGGCTGATCGCGAGGCCGAGCCCGGTGCCACCGTAACGGCGGCTGGTGCCGGCGTCGGCCTGCTGGAATGCCTCGAAGATGATGCGCTGCTTGTCCGGGTGGATGCCGATGCCGGTGTCGGAGACTTCGAACGCGACGACGCTCTCGGCGCGCTGCAGCAGCGGGTGATCGGCCGACCAGCCCCCGGACGCCTTGAAGACGCTCATCTTGACCCCGCCCTGCTCGGTGAACTTGAACGCGTTCGACAGCAGGTTCTTGAGCACCTGCTGCATGCGCTTGGAGTCGGTGACCATCGTCGAGCCGATGGCCGGGTCGATGCGCACGCCGAGAGTCAGGTGCCGGTTGTCGGCCTCGTGGCGGAAAGGCCTGGCGATCGAGTCCAGCGTGTTGGACAGGATGATTTCCTCGGCGACGACGGTGACGGTGCCCGATTCGATCTTCGACAGGTCGAGGATGTCGGTGATCAGGTTGAGCAGGTCGGTGCCCGCGCCGTGGATGGTGCGCGCGAATTCGATCTGCTTCGAGCTCAGGTTGCCTTCGGAATTCTCGCCGAGCTGCTGGCCGAGGATCAGGATGCTGTTGAGCGGCGTGCGCAGCTCGTGCGACATGTTCGCGAGGAACTCGGACTTGTACTTCGAGGTGAGCGCGAGCTCGGTCGCCTTCTCTTCGAGAGCGCGGCGGGCCTGTTCGATTTCCTGGTTCTTGCGCTCCACTTCGGCGTTCTGCTCGGCGAGTTGCTGGGCCTTCTGCGCGAGCTGCTCGTTGGTCTGCTGCAACTCCTTCTGCTGGGCCTGCAGCTCGGCCGCGAGCTGCTGGGACTGCGTGAGCAGGCCTTCGGTCTGCATC of Candidatus Binatia bacterium contains these proteins:
- the pap gene encoding polyphosphate:AMP phosphotransferase; the protein is MFETADIAHEIDKEAWKQKEPELREQLLAAQMELLRQKRFPVLIVIAGVEGAGKSETVHLLNEWMDPRHILTHGFDAEADEERERPYLYRFWQRLPPKGRIGIFVGAWHSRHILDRAFGRSSGAEFDGAIAGVQRFEKMLTDEGVLLVKFWFHLTREQQKKRLRDLESKKATRWRVGPGEWDLFDRYDDLAKASEHYIRKTSTAQAPWYVVNGSDPRYRAMTVGTTLLGTMRTRLEVKSGPVAPEPPPLVPSVDGNNVIRSLQLARPMAEDEYARLLEKWQGRLNLLSREPAFRRMSVVAVFEGNDAAGKGGAIRRVTAAIDARRIRPVPVAAPTDEERAQPYLWRFWRQLPHRGRIAIFDRSWYGRVLVERVEGFCPEEAWMRAYGEINDFEVALVSARTVLVKFWLAISKEEQLRRFQEREEIPHKRFKITDEDWRNREKWDAYEQSVCDMVDRTSTEEAPWTLVEADNKLHARIKVLKTLCRAIERGIKHAG
- a CDS encoding DUF1566 domain-containing protein, whose protein sequence is MTRFATVFCTVSLVLCAATQASAVCGDVNGSGTLTAGDALAVLKASVGQSVNLQCSGAGGPLKTGQTTCYDQAGGQIACDDSGEDGQLQKGAARSYTDNGDGTITDNATGLTWEKLSDDGSIHDKDNTYTWNNALGKVASLNAGNFAGHNDWRLPNLDELQTLMMVGTSQPAIASQFRTACSAGCSVTTCSCTTSDWYWSSTTYVDTTSEAWFIDFTNGYTDTDTKTDNLNFARAVRGGS
- a CDS encoding cyclopropane-fatty-acyl-phospholipid synthase family protein, whose product is MGTGIGHSVSDLSSTPDRLTVADRAAAALLARALRDAALRIVLWDGTELSEARPGDGLTVRIHSRRALFRLILNPQLNFGECYAEGSLDVEGALPDAVCELFRATGEPRGVAHAIDCTLDQIHRIDPSRSRDNVHHHYDLGNEFYKLWLDSQMVYTCAYFPTTDATLEQAQTAKLDHVCRKLRLGPGERVIEAGCGWGALALHMAEHYGVTVRAFNLSREQVAYARDLAMRKGLAGRVEFIEDDYRAAHGRCDAFVSVGMLEHVGLRSYRDLGHLIRRVLAPDGRGFLHTIGRHRPAPINAWIRRRIFPGAYVPSLQQMMEIFEPNGLVVLDVENLRPHYARTLEHWLARYERSLPEIRRMFDERFVRTWRLYLAGSVAAFRVGSMQLFQVLFAGPAVSSVPPTRADIYAAG
- a CDS encoding NAD(P)/FAD-dependent oxidoreductase; its protein translation is MMRCDVLVVGGGPAGSTCARALTRAGIDVIVADKAKFPRDKVCAGWITPAVVHELELDLGEYARGRTLDAVHGFRIGRIGNRIHEHRYVRPMSYGIRRCELDHFLLERSGARLVQGVKVDAIERRAGRWKVGGIEADVLVGAGGHFCPVARATGSMSDAAVIAAEEAEFVFDEAASGGCAVEGGVPELYFTQDLTGYGWAFRKGPMLNIGLGVRSGAGAGGAGLRRRIEDFLAWLVREGRIGRVPEARMKGHAYVLEPDSRRTRFGGGFVLIGDAAGLACDRSGEGIRTAVESALMAAHTIHDALGRGEVGADALASYGTALARRFGAAADPSRLLPEKLRRNIAATLMTSGWFSRRILLERWFLHAHDDALPVWPPPAVASAVLEHSRAA
- a CDS encoding response regulator, giving the protein MNGYEPVNILLVDDQPAKLLSYEAMLSQLGENLVKANSAREALDHLLKREITVVLMDVSMPDMDGFELAEVIRGHPRYQRTAIIFVSAVHLTDIDRLKGYESGAVDYVSVPVVPELLRAKVSVFTELYRKTRESERLARDLERRVTERTAELEAAIERQQTLANQLREADHRKDEFLALLAHELRNPLASVRNAVGIMGMKKTPDPDLAWCRDVIERQADQLTRLVDDLLDVSRITQGKIKLRMEPLTVADVVGSAIETTRALIEKQAHRLRVEVPERSIAITGDLTRLTQVVANLLTNAAKYQNEGGSIDVTVRKESDMVAISVRDRGIGIAPHMLTQIFELFAQGERSLDRAQGGLGIGLSLVKNLVGMHGGNVTAASSGIGQGSEFVVRLPLREPAAAEPQHEPQRGNETRSDDEKRRVLVVDDNQDAADSLFMLMKLRGYDVSVAYDGSSAIDRAVHDRPSVVLLDIGLPGLDGYEVCRRMRQQGLTDTRIIAMTGYGQERDRELSREAGFDMHTVKPVKIDELLRMIAG